Proteins co-encoded in one Deinococcus arcticus genomic window:
- a CDS encoding LLM class flavin-dependent oxidoreductase, whose product MTHSSQSEFLWFLQLSRDGEFIGTKDKPPRRPTLAYLQSLISTAGEAGFDALLTATNYHSEHENYTAAVAALARSAPTDPGLLIAVRPGMFHPAMYAKMLATLQNLFPGRVRLNIVTGSSPAENAMYGDFEDHARRYERTRDFMTILRQLWTAPPPQSHRSDLYAFEDAVLDPPPVAPIPLYFGGASPAAQTIAADLADVYLMWGEREDMLQERLTQMRALEAQTGRPLRYGLRTHVIVRETEAEARAAAERLISRVDPAVRAAFVASHAHIDGVGQQRQIDLLRGVGEDLMVEPNLWAGVGMARSGVGVAIVGDPAQVAAKIRRYEAMGFSSFIFSGYPHLEEARRFGELVMPLLRGGQQEERALHTNRVAPVV is encoded by the coding sequence GTGACCCACTCTTCGCAGTCCGAATTTCTCTGGTTCTTGCAGCTCTCGCGGGACGGCGAGTTTATTGGCACCAAAGACAAGCCGCCGCGCAGGCCCACGCTGGCGTACCTGCAAAGCCTCATCAGCACGGCGGGCGAGGCGGGCTTTGACGCCCTGCTGACGGCCACGAACTACCACAGCGAACACGAGAACTACACGGCGGCGGTGGCGGCCCTGGCCCGCAGCGCCCCCACCGACCCAGGGCTGCTGATCGCTGTGCGGCCGGGCATGTTTCACCCGGCCATGTACGCCAAGATGCTGGCCACCCTGCAAAACCTGTTTCCAGGCCGGGTGCGCCTGAACATCGTGACGGGCAGCAGCCCCGCCGAAAATGCCATGTACGGCGATTTCGAGGACCACGCCCGCCGCTATGAACGCACCCGCGACTTCATGACCATTCTGCGCCAGCTGTGGACTGCGCCGCCCCCCCAGTCCCACCGCAGCGACCTGTACGCCTTTGAGGACGCCGTGCTGGACCCGCCCCCGGTCGCCCCCATTCCGCTGTACTTTGGCGGCGCCTCGCCCGCCGCGCAGACCATCGCCGCCGACCTGGCCGACGTCTACCTGATGTGGGGCGAGCGCGAGGACATGCTACAGGAGCGCCTGACCCAGATGCGGGCATTGGAAGCCCAGACAGGCCGACCCCTGCGCTACGGCCTGCGCACCCACGTGATCGTGCGCGAGACTGAAGCCGAGGCCCGCGCCGCCGCCGAGCGCCTGATTTCGCGGGTGGACCCGGCGGTGCGCGCCGCCTTCGTGGCCAGCCACGCCCACATTGACGGGGTCGGCCAGCAGCGCCAGATTGACCTGCTGCGCGGCGTGGGCGAGGACCTGATGGTCGAGCCGAACCTGTGGGCCGGGGTGGGCATGGCCCGCAGCGGCGTGGGCGTGGCGATTGTGGGCGACCCAGCCCAGGTGGCCGCCAAGATTCGCCGCTACGAGGCCATGGGCTTCAGCTCGTTTATTTTCAGCGGCTACCCGCACCTCGAAGAAGCGCGCCGCTTTGGCGAACTGGTGATGCCGCTGCTGCGGGGCGGCCAGCAGGAAGAACGCGCCCTGCACACCAACCGCGTGGCCCCGGTGGTGTAG